From Cystobacter fuscus DSM 2262, one genomic window encodes:
- the hprK gene encoding HPr(Ser) kinase/phosphatase — protein MNSIRVSQLLEDREYDLQLTLVAGERGLQHRINSSRIQKPGLALTGFTEHLHPHRVQVFGNTEVSYLRTLPLERQREVLDSLFQEELACVVVTKGIDPPQALAEACEKAGLALMRTPLLSSAFIQQVQAFLEESLTESSSLHGVLIDVFGVGVLLLGKSGIGKSEIALDLVMRGHRLVADDIVDVTRRRQGVVYGTGNAVIRHHMEIRGLGIINIKDLFGVASVRERKMIELVIELQEWDPHQEYDRLGVEDRFMSIVGVDVPLSVVPVRPGRNMTTIIEVAARNQLLKQRGHHSAREFAERLNRAIAEGATRRARREEVE, from the coding sequence ATGAACTCCATCCGCGTATCCCAATTGCTGGAAGACCGCGAGTACGACCTCCAGCTGACCCTGGTGGCGGGGGAGCGGGGCCTGCAGCACCGCATCAACTCCTCGCGCATCCAGAAGCCGGGGCTGGCCCTCACCGGTTTCACCGAGCACCTGCACCCCCACCGGGTCCAGGTGTTCGGCAACACGGAAGTCTCCTACCTGCGCACACTTCCCCTCGAGCGGCAGCGGGAGGTGCTCGACTCGCTCTTCCAGGAGGAGCTGGCGTGCGTGGTGGTGACCAAGGGCATCGATCCGCCGCAGGCCCTGGCGGAGGCGTGTGAGAAGGCGGGCCTGGCGCTCATGCGCACGCCCCTGCTCTCCAGTGCCTTCATCCAGCAGGTGCAGGCCTTCCTGGAGGAGTCGCTCACCGAGTCGAGCAGCCTGCACGGGGTGCTCATCGACGTGTTCGGCGTGGGCGTGCTGCTGCTGGGCAAGAGCGGCATCGGCAAGAGCGAGATCGCGCTGGACCTGGTGATGCGCGGCCACCGGCTGGTGGCCGACGACATCGTGGACGTGACGCGGCGGCGCCAGGGCGTGGTGTATGGCACGGGCAACGCCGTCATCCGCCACCACATGGAGATCCGCGGTCTGGGCATCATCAACATCAAGGACCTGTTCGGCGTGGCCTCGGTGCGCGAGCGCAAGATGATCGAGCTGGTCATCGAGCTGCAGGAGTGGGATCCCCACCAGGAATATGACCGGCTGGGCGTGGAGGACAGGTTCATGAGCATCGTGGGCGTGGACGTGCCGCTCTCGGTAGTGCCCGTGCGCCCGGGCCGCAACATGACCACCATCATCGAGGTGGCGGCGCGCAATCAGCTTCTCAAGCAGCGGGGCCATCACTCGGCGCGCGAGTTCGCCGAGCGTCTCAACCGTGCCATCGCCGAGGGTGCGACGCGCCGCGCCCGTCGGGAGGAAGTCGAGTGA
- the rapZ gene encoding RNase adapter RapZ, giving the protein MSNALAKHIVVISGMSGSGKSTAIRALEDVGFFCIDNLPVLLLPKLTELAGAGQFEHLALVVDAREGIFLHEAPRVLDEVRRVGHHVEVLFLDASDDSLIRRFSETRRRHPLAPQGTVAEGIAIERQRLKDLRELADQVIDSSVLNVHDLKRMVQGRFSPEPASPSLSVMSFGFRHGVPPQADLVLDVRFLPNPYFVPELKGLTGRDSRVSAYVLDREETQQFVDKVVDLCRFLFPRYQKEGKAYLTVALGCTGGKHRSVAIAEELRQRLSGDHPRVQVWHRDIEKE; this is encoded by the coding sequence GTGAGTAACGCGCTGGCCAAGCACATCGTCGTCATCTCGGGCATGTCCGGCTCGGGCAAGTCCACCGCCATCCGGGCCCTGGAGGACGTGGGCTTCTTCTGCATCGACAACCTGCCGGTGCTGCTGCTGCCCAAGCTCACCGAGCTCGCCGGCGCGGGACAGTTCGAGCACCTGGCGCTCGTGGTGGACGCGCGCGAGGGCATCTTCCTGCACGAGGCCCCGCGGGTGCTCGACGAGGTGCGCCGGGTGGGGCACCACGTGGAGGTGCTCTTCCTGGACGCCAGCGACGACAGCCTCATCCGCCGCTTCAGCGAGACGCGCCGCCGCCACCCGCTCGCGCCCCAGGGCACCGTGGCCGAGGGCATCGCCATCGAGCGCCAGCGGCTCAAGGACCTGCGCGAGCTGGCCGATCAGGTCATCGACTCGTCGGTGCTCAACGTCCATGACTTGAAGCGCATGGTGCAGGGGCGCTTCTCCCCCGAGCCCGCCAGCCCCTCGCTGTCGGTGATGAGCTTCGGCTTCCGCCACGGCGTGCCGCCCCAGGCGGACCTGGTGCTCGACGTGCGCTTCCTGCCCAACCCCTACTTCGTCCCCGAGCTCAAGGGGCTCACCGGTCGCGACTCGCGCGTGTCCGCGTATGTGCTCGACCGTGAGGAAACGCAGCAGTTCGTGGACAAGGTGGTGGACCTGTGCCGCTTTCTCTTCCCGCGCTACCAGAAGGAGGGCAAGGCGTACCTCACCGTGGCGCTCGGCTGCACCGGCGGGAAGCACCGCTCGGTGGCCATCGCCGAGGAGCTGCGCCAGCGCCTCTCCGGGGACCACCCGCGCGTGCAGGTGTGGCACCGTGACATCGAGAAGGAGTAG
- a CDS encoding PTS sugar transporter subunit IIA translates to MVGLVVASHGRLADELVTTAEQIVGKLPAVATCNIEPGTSLEDLRAKMRQAVTDLDQGDGVIVMADLFGGTPCKESLMMCSERCQGRLEVLAGVNLPMLLKANSLRSEEMPLAEMASQLASYGQRNITCASALLREAQQRQQQSVPRT, encoded by the coding sequence ATGGTCGGCCTCGTAGTGGCATCGCACGGACGTCTGGCGGACGAACTGGTGACGACCGCGGAGCAGATCGTGGGCAAGCTGCCCGCGGTGGCGACCTGCAACATCGAGCCGGGAACCTCTTTGGAGGATCTCCGGGCGAAGATGCGGCAGGCCGTGACGGATCTGGACCAGGGCGATGGCGTCATCGTCATGGCCGATCTGTTCGGCGGTACGCCCTGTAAGGAATCGCTCATGATGTGCTCGGAGCGGTGTCAGGGGCGGCTGGAGGTGCTGGCGGGGGTGAACCTGCCCATGCTCCTCAAGGCCAACTCGCTCCGGTCCGAGGAGATGCCGCTGGCGGAGATGGCCTCCCAGCTCGCATCCTATGGGCAGCGCAACATCACCTGTGCGTCGGCTTTGTTGCGTGAGGCGCAGCAACGTCAGCAGCAGAGTGTACCGCGAACTTGA
- a CDS encoding PTS system mannose/fructose/N-acetylgalactosamine-transporter subunit IIB, which produces MISLVRVDNRLIHGQVVEAWLPHLKVSRVIVADDEAAASPLVRAAMALAVQSAIEVQILPLQQVDFAGASRDSLKTLLLLRDVAAVPFVQTHGLKLEHLNLGNVHFGTGRRQVSPSVFLSESELQTLQRLGHDGVRVEARAVPTEKPVELPELVERWGKAG; this is translated from the coding sequence GTGATCTCCCTGGTCCGTGTCGACAACCGCCTCATCCATGGACAGGTCGTCGAGGCCTGGCTGCCGCACTTGAAGGTCTCGCGCGTCATCGTCGCGGATGACGAGGCCGCCGCCAGTCCGCTGGTGCGCGCGGCGATGGCCCTGGCGGTGCAGAGCGCCATCGAGGTGCAGATCCTCCCCCTGCAGCAGGTGGACTTCGCGGGGGCCTCCCGAGACAGCCTCAAGACGCTGCTGCTCTTGCGTGACGTGGCGGCGGTGCCCTTCGTCCAGACCCATGGGCTGAAGCTGGAGCACCTCAACCTGGGCAACGTGCACTTCGGCACGGGACGGCGCCAGGTGTCCCCCTCCGTCTTCCTGTCCGAGTCGGAGCTGCAGACGCTGCAGCGGCTGGGCCACGACGGCGTGCGGGTGGAGGCGCGCGCGGTGCCCACGGAGAAGCCCGTGGAGCTGCCGGAGCTGGTGGAGCGCTGGGGAAAGGCGGGGTGA
- a CDS encoding PTS sugar transporter subunit IIC encodes MNVGWTQVALAGVWGGLVAVERKAFLQAMFSRPLVAATAMGVLLDDVPSGLFVGLVLELFHLGSANLGASLPDHDTVSATGASASAACMAAATGAGSTPAIWSLSVLLFLGLGRLGREVDRFLERYSARLAKKALASAETGQLTRAMRQNLWGMWPHFVFFGAMTSVCALVGFLLGPLLEQLPLGVLRGLAWAYPAMASVSAAIAARGSHAKRASFYAGLGAGVVILTASLLALREWL; translated from the coding sequence GTGAACGTGGGCTGGACCCAGGTGGCGCTCGCCGGCGTCTGGGGCGGCCTCGTCGCGGTGGAGCGCAAGGCCTTCCTCCAGGCCATGTTCTCCCGGCCCCTCGTGGCGGCCACCGCCATGGGCGTGCTGCTCGATGACGTGCCCTCGGGGCTCTTCGTGGGCCTGGTGCTGGAGCTCTTCCACCTGGGCTCGGCCAACCTCGGCGCCTCGCTGCCGGACCATGACACCGTGTCGGCCACGGGCGCCTCGGCGTCGGCGGCGTGCATGGCGGCCGCCACGGGAGCCGGCTCCACCCCGGCCATCTGGTCGCTCTCCGTGCTGCTCTTCCTCGGCCTGGGCCGCTTGGGCCGCGAGGTGGATCGCTTCCTCGAGCGCTATTCGGCGCGGCTCGCCAAGAAGGCGCTCGCCTCGGCCGAGACGGGCCAGCTCACGCGGGCCATGCGGCAGAACCTCTGGGGCATGTGGCCGCACTTCGTCTTCTTCGGCGCGATGACCAGCGTGTGCGCCCTGGTGGGCTTCCTGCTCGGGCCATTGCTCGAGCAACTGCCGCTGGGTGTGCTCCGGGGGCTCGCGTGGGCCTACCCCGCCATGGCCTCGGTGTCCGCGGCGATCGCCGCGCGGGGCAGCCATGCCAAGCGCGCCTCCTTCTACGCGGGCCTGGGCGCGGGCGTCGTCATCCTGACCGCGTCCCTGCTGGCGCTCCGGGAGTGGCTGTGA
- a CDS encoding PTS system mannose/fructose/sorbose family transporter subunit IID has protein sequence MSTPAPSLPWWVLLRVFVRSLFLQASWNPQGMQNLGLAYAVYPALQRLYPEQRDLEAAVRRHLVFFNTHPYVAAAIVGGVLHHEQRIARGEETPDKVVAFKAALMGPLAALGDGFFWLSLKPATGAVCAALVPVLAAWAAVLFLVLYNLVHFWLRARLYVLGLSMGDRLVEAVARANLPGRGAKLRSVGAACAGGLAAWLAVDFGVDAGGRFAPLLSMGCLALGAVSYVLVARRVPGYVVLYLAAGLACVAGAFL, from the coding sequence GTGAGCACGCCGGCCCCCTCCCTGCCGTGGTGGGTGTTGCTGCGCGTCTTCGTGCGCTCGCTCTTCCTGCAGGCCTCCTGGAATCCCCAGGGCATGCAGAACCTGGGGCTGGCCTACGCCGTCTACCCGGCGCTCCAGCGGCTCTACCCGGAGCAGCGCGACCTGGAGGCCGCGGTGCGCCGGCACCTCGTCTTCTTCAACACCCACCCCTACGTGGCGGCGGCCATCGTGGGGGGGGTGCTCCACCACGAGCAGCGCATCGCCCGGGGCGAGGAGACGCCGGACAAGGTGGTGGCCTTCAAGGCGGCGCTCATGGGCCCGCTGGCGGCCCTGGGGGACGGCTTCTTCTGGTTGTCGCTCAAACCCGCCACCGGGGCGGTGTGCGCGGCGCTGGTGCCGGTGCTGGCGGCGTGGGCGGCGGTGCTCTTCCTGGTGCTCTACAACCTGGTGCACTTCTGGCTCCGGGCCCGGCTGTACGTGCTGGGCCTGTCCATGGGGGACCGGCTGGTGGAGGCGGTGGCCCGGGCAAACCTGCCTGGCCGGGGGGCGAAGCTGCGGTCGGTGGGGGCGGCGTGCGCCGGGGGCCTGGCGGCCTGGCTGGCGGTGGACTTCGGTGTCGACGCCGGGGGGCGCTTCGCCCCGTTGCTATCCATGGGCTGTCTGGCCCTGGGGGCGGTATCCTACGTCCTGGTGGCCCGGCGGGTCCCCGGCTACGTGGTGTTGTACCTCGCCGCGGGACTGGCGTGCGTGGCGGGTGCTTTCTTGTAG
- a CDS encoding HPr family phosphocarrier protein — MASVVEGTFEIINALGLHARAAAQLVQVANRYKSDVTLECEGQRANAKSIMGVLMLAAAQGMQVTVTCKGEDAPACLQDIQKLIANRFGESQ, encoded by the coding sequence ATGGCGAGCGTGGTCGAAGGGACATTCGAGATCATCAACGCCCTGGGGTTGCACGCGCGCGCCGCGGCGCAGCTGGTCCAGGTGGCCAACCGTTACAAGAGCGACGTGACGCTCGAGTGCGAGGGGCAGCGGGCCAATGCCAAATCCATCATGGGCGTGCTGATGTTGGCGGCGGCGCAGGGCATGCAGGTGACGGTGACGTGCAAGGGTGAGGACGCTCCGGCGTGCCTCCAGGACATCCAGAAACTCATCGCCAACCGGTTTGGCGAGTCGCAGTGA
- the ptsP gene encoding phosphoenolpyruvate--protein phosphotransferase, translating into MSSQASPTLSLKGIGASPGVAVGHAYILDRKRVRTPKLRLAEAEVDPERMRMKTALELSDQQLSDLKEQISHSEGPEHALILEAHRLMLHDPMFIDEVNRLIVEDRINAEWAVRRVARKLKHLFDNIPDEYFRERRSDVEYVADRVVRNLLGQVVDEEVAVPENAVVVAHDLSPADAALLARSGQVAGFVTDLGGQTSHTAIVARARSIPAVLGAGRASEQISPGDLVALDGQRGILLVNPSEAQLAQFHETMRRYQESEARALEAKDLPAQSTDGFRIRLVGNIEFPEELPALLSHGAEGIGLYRTEFMFLDRKEAPSEEEQYRAYRQVLEAMEGRPVTIRTLDLGGDKVPGKGKHEKEPNPAMGLRAIRYCLANRELFRVQLRALLRASVHGHMRLMFPLISGMSELREARSELEACRTELGRAGVPLGKRIPIGIMVETPSAALIADRLAQEADFFSVGTNDLIQYSMAIDRQNRDVAYLYKPLHLSVLRSLRNIVAAARDARIPVAMCGEMAGDSVYALVLLALGFDELSMTAGQIPTVKSILRQSNRAEAQKLLDEAMELTTAEEIERFIRMEMDKRFASEG; encoded by the coding sequence GTGAGCAGCCAGGCTTCTCCCACGTTGAGTCTCAAGGGCATCGGCGCCTCGCCGGGCGTGGCGGTGGGCCACGCCTACATCCTCGACCGCAAGCGCGTGCGCACCCCCAAGCTGCGCCTGGCCGAGGCCGAGGTGGACCCCGAGCGGATGCGGATGAAGACGGCGCTGGAGCTGTCCGACCAGCAACTCTCCGACCTCAAGGAGCAGATCTCCCACTCGGAAGGGCCCGAACACGCCCTCATCCTCGAGGCGCACCGGCTCATGCTCCACGATCCCATGTTCATCGACGAGGTGAACCGGCTCATCGTGGAGGACCGCATCAACGCCGAGTGGGCGGTGCGGCGGGTGGCGCGCAAGCTCAAGCACCTCTTCGACAACATCCCGGACGAGTACTTCCGCGAGCGGCGCTCGGACGTGGAGTACGTGGCGGATCGTGTGGTGCGCAACCTGCTCGGCCAGGTGGTGGACGAGGAAGTCGCGGTGCCGGAGAACGCGGTGGTGGTGGCGCATGACCTGTCGCCCGCGGACGCGGCGCTGCTCGCGCGCTCGGGGCAGGTGGCCGGCTTCGTCACGGACCTGGGCGGACAGACGAGCCACACGGCCATCGTCGCGCGCGCCCGCTCCATCCCGGCGGTGCTCGGCGCGGGGCGCGCCAGCGAGCAGATCTCTCCGGGGGACCTGGTGGCACTCGACGGTCAGCGTGGCATCCTCCTGGTCAATCCCTCCGAGGCCCAGCTCGCGCAATTCCACGAGACGATGCGCCGCTACCAGGAGAGTGAGGCGAGGGCCCTGGAGGCCAAGGATCTGCCGGCCCAGAGCACGGACGGCTTCCGCATCCGGCTGGTGGGCAACATCGAGTTCCCCGAGGAGCTGCCCGCGCTCCTGTCCCACGGCGCGGAGGGCATTGGCCTGTACCGCACCGAGTTCATGTTCCTCGATCGCAAGGAGGCCCCGAGCGAGGAGGAGCAGTACCGGGCGTACCGGCAGGTGCTGGAGGCGATGGAGGGCCGGCCCGTCACCATCCGCACGCTGGACCTGGGTGGGGACAAGGTGCCGGGCAAGGGCAAGCACGAGAAGGAGCCCAACCCGGCCATGGGGCTGCGCGCCATCCGCTACTGCCTGGCCAACCGGGAGCTGTTCCGGGTGCAGCTGCGCGCCCTGTTGCGCGCGAGCGTTCACGGCCACATGCGCCTCATGTTCCCGCTCATCAGCGGCATGAGCGAGCTGCGCGAGGCCCGGAGCGAGCTGGAGGCGTGTCGCACGGAGCTGGGGCGCGCGGGCGTTCCGCTCGGCAAGCGCATCCCCATCGGCATCATGGTGGAGACGCCCAGCGCGGCGCTCATCGCCGACCGGCTCGCCCAGGAGGCGGACTTCTTCTCCGTGGGCACCAACGATCTCATCCAGTACTCCATGGCCATCGACCGGCAGAACCGGGACGTGGCCTACCTGTACAAGCCCCTGCACCTGTCGGTGCTGCGCTCGCTGCGCAACATCGTGGCGGCCGCCCGGGACGCGCGGATTCCGGTGGCCATGTGCGGAGAGATGGCGGGCGACTCCGTCTACGCGCTGGTGCTGCTGGCGCTGGGCTTCGACGAGCTGTCCATGACGGCGGGGCAGATTCCCACCGTGAAGAGCATCCTGCGCCAGTCCAACCGCGCCGAGGCCCAGAAGCTGCTGGACGAGGCCATGGAGCTGACCACCGCGGAGGAAATCGAGCGCTTCATCCGCATGGAGATGGACAAACGTTTCGCCTCGGAGGGGTGA
- a CDS encoding MgtC/SapB family protein produces MGLDEATIVLRLLLAFGLGATLGLERELRGHQAGLRTHILVCLGACLFTLCSLFVALPLVSDTSHEARADISRIASQIVVGIGFLGGGAIIRHETRIKGLTTAANLWLTASVGLACGLGFTLAASTTVALALIALVGLRFVEGYIVRLRARYRMPSEDDPPSNNPP; encoded by the coding sequence GTGGGACTCGACGAGGCCACGATCGTCCTGCGGCTGCTGCTCGCCTTCGGACTGGGCGCCACGCTCGGTCTGGAGCGCGAGCTGCGCGGGCACCAGGCCGGGCTGCGCACCCACATCCTGGTGTGCCTGGGCGCGTGTCTGTTCACCCTGTGCAGCCTCTTCGTGGCCCTGCCGCTCGTGAGTGACACCTCCCACGAGGCGCGCGCCGACATCAGCCGCATCGCCAGTCAGATCGTCGTGGGCATCGGCTTCCTCGGTGGCGGGGCCATCATCCGCCACGAGACGCGGATCAAGGGCCTCACCACCGCGGCCAACCTGTGGCTGACCGCCTCCGTGGGGCTCGCTTGTGGGCTGGGCTTCACCCTGGCCGCCAGCACCACCGTGGCGCTCGCGCTCATCGCGCTCGTGGGCCTGCGCTTCGTCGAGGGCTACATCGTCCGCCTGCGCGCGAGGTACCGCATGCCATCCGAGGACGATCCCCCCAGCAACAACCCCCCCTGA
- a CDS encoding MXAN_6521/LA_1396 family lipoprotein, translating to MNRLVLVLGLALLAGCATVKSSRVRPDYETTDKTRVKRLAVVVQPMPDNRQQLGDLWSLIARRHVNQNRLFLVKANFARSGAPEDTTFKDLCVEGIEGVLWLVPESVKLVGKGVEAGVKAQLVRCSDGGEIWAAEAAGSWNSEDKRYAALTEQYTGELGAEAGPYVAPSFRLLSATLDTLPNPVLNDEDTNEKIELGE from the coding sequence ATGAATCGACTCGTGCTGGTGCTGGGACTCGCGCTGCTCGCTGGCTGCGCCACCGTGAAGAGCAGCCGTGTCCGCCCGGACTACGAGACCACGGACAAGACGCGCGTGAAGCGGCTCGCCGTGGTCGTCCAGCCCATGCCGGACAACCGGCAGCAGCTCGGCGATTTGTGGAGCCTCATCGCCCGCCGCCACGTCAACCAGAACCGGCTCTTCCTCGTGAAGGCCAACTTCGCCCGCTCGGGTGCCCCCGAGGACACCACCTTCAAGGATCTGTGCGTCGAGGGCATCGAGGGCGTGCTCTGGCTCGTGCCCGAGAGCGTGAAGCTGGTGGGCAAGGGCGTGGAGGCCGGAGTGAAGGCCCAGTTGGTGCGCTGCTCGGATGGGGGTGAGATCTGGGCCGCCGAGGCCGCCGGGAGCTGGAACTCCGAGGACAAGCGCTACGCGGCCCTCACCGAGCAGTACACGGGCGAGCTGGGCGCCGAGGCCGGCCCCTATGTCGCGCCCTCCTTCCGCCTGCTCAGCGCCACGCTCGACACCCTGCCCAACCCCGTCCTGAACGACGAGGACACGAACGAGAAGATCGAACTCGGGGAGTAG
- a CDS encoding inorganic phosphate transporter yields the protein MLLTAVVLIVAVALVFDFINGFHDAANSIATVVSTRVLSPNLAVAWAAFFNFIAAFGGGVKVANTMGKGIINFEMLRDQGSEAVLIVIFSSLMGAIAWNLLTWWWGLPSSSSHALAGGMIGATLPVLGYQGLVGSGIAKIAAFIVLSPLIGMMLGTVMMLVSTWTVHKQTPLKVDTWFRRLQLVSSAIFSFSHGTNDAQKVMGIIAVVLFGTIWKDRPFHIDWWMIISCHAAIALGTFFGGWRIVKTMGHSLTKLAPIGGFAAETGGGVTIIALAKLGIPVSTTHTITGAIVGVGSTRGWRAVKWGVAGRIIWAWVFTIPASALMAVIVYAVSKGILLVVR from the coding sequence ATGTTGCTCACCGCCGTCGTCCTCATTGTCGCGGTCGCGCTCGTCTTCGACTTCATCAACGGCTTTCACGACGCGGCCAACTCCATCGCCACCGTGGTGAGCACGCGGGTGCTCTCGCCCAACCTGGCCGTGGCCTGGGCGGCCTTCTTCAACTTCATCGCCGCGTTCGGCGGAGGGGTGAAGGTGGCCAACACCATGGGCAAGGGCATCATCAATTTCGAGATGCTGCGCGACCAGGGCTCCGAGGCCGTGCTCATCGTCATCTTCTCCTCGCTCATGGGCGCCATCGCGTGGAACCTGCTGACGTGGTGGTGGGGACTGCCGTCGTCCTCGTCCCATGCGCTGGCGGGCGGGATGATTGGCGCCACGCTGCCGGTGCTCGGCTACCAGGGGCTGGTGGGCTCGGGCATCGCGAAGATCGCCGCCTTCATCGTGCTCTCCCCGCTCATCGGCATGATGCTCGGCACGGTGATGATGCTGGTGAGCACGTGGACGGTGCACAAGCAGACGCCGCTCAAGGTGGACACGTGGTTCCGGCGGCTGCAGCTCGTGTCGTCGGCCATCTTCTCCTTCAGCCACGGCACCAACGACGCGCAGAAGGTGATGGGCATCATCGCCGTGGTGCTCTTCGGCACCATCTGGAAGGACCGGCCCTTCCACATCGACTGGTGGATGATCATCTCGTGCCACGCGGCGATCGCCCTGGGCACGTTCTTCGGCGGCTGGCGCATCGTGAAGACGATGGGCCACAGCCTCACCAAGCTCGCGCCCATTGGAGGCTTCGCGGCGGAGACGGGCGGCGGCGTCACCATCATCGCCCTGGCCAAGCTGGGCATCCCGGTGTCCACCACCCACACCATCACCGGCGCCATCGTGGGCGTGGGCTCCACCCGGGGCTGGCGCGCGGTGAAGTGGGGCGTGGCCGGCCGCATCATCTGGGCGTGGGTGTTCACCATTCCCGCCTCGGCGCTCATGGCCGTCATCGTCTACGCGGTGTCCAAGGGCATCCTGCTCGTGGTGCGCTGA
- a CDS encoding DUF47 domain-containing protein, protein MLEKLMPKSDEFFDDFDAQCAVTVEGARMLHALLSDYRDVDARVKALKDVEHRGDEVTHAAFNRLHQQFITPFDRGQIHSLLSRIDDVLDLTNAAAARLQYYEIQSSLPDATELARLLVLCTEKVREVVAALRLIKQPDQILAGVKDIKKLESQADEALRAGLGRLFKSGVDPLTVIKWKEIYDLIEMATDKCQDVGNVIEGVVLEHS, encoded by the coding sequence ATGCTCGAGAAGCTGATGCCCAAGTCGGACGAGTTCTTCGACGACTTCGACGCGCAGTGCGCCGTCACCGTGGAGGGCGCGCGCATGCTGCACGCCCTGCTGAGCGACTACCGGGACGTGGATGCCCGGGTGAAGGCCCTCAAGGACGTGGAGCATCGGGGTGACGAGGTCACCCATGCCGCCTTCAACCGGCTGCACCAGCAGTTCATCACCCCGTTCGATCGCGGGCAGATCCACTCGCTGCTCTCGCGCATCGACGACGTGTTGGACCTGACGAACGCGGCGGCGGCCCGGCTGCAGTACTACGAGATCCAGTCGAGCCTGCCGGACGCCACCGAGTTGGCGCGGCTGCTCGTGCTGTGCACGGAGAAGGTGCGCGAGGTGGTGGCGGCGCTGCGGCTCATCAAGCAGCCGGATCAGATCCTCGCGGGCGTCAAGGACATCAAGAAGCTGGAGTCCCAGGCGGACGAGGCCCTGCGCGCGGGCCTGGGTCGGCTGTTCAAGAGCGGCGTGGATCCCCTCACGGTCATCAAGTGGAAGGAGATCTACGATCTCATCGAGATGGCCACGGACAAGTGCCAGGACGTGGGCAACGTCATCGAAGGCGTGGTCCTGGAGCACTCCTGA